Proteins encoded by one window of Deinococcus radiodurans R1 = ATCC 13939 = DSM 20539:
- the aceE gene encoding pyruvate dehydrogenase (acetyl-transferring), homodimeric type, whose protein sequence is MTPQPPPRPPRADLPEQQREQLNTVETQEWLDSLAYVFANAGSKRAADLLEDLDHYAYFHGAPIEFRQTTPYINTIAAEDQPEYPGDLELERKIRNINRWNSVAMVIKANKKSDGIGGHLSTYASAAELLEVGFNHFFRGHGAGQDRDLVFYQGHAAPGMYARSFLEGRFDEARLNRFRRELQPDGEGLSSYPHPWLMPDYWEFPTVSMGLGPIQAIYQARFIKYLENRGLKPQGNAKVWAFLGDGEMDEPESVGAIRFAAYENLDNLIFVLNANLQRLDGPVRANSKVIQEFEALFRGANWNVIKVIWDSKWDELLQHDYNGVIVKRFEDLVDGESQRYAAFGGKELREHFFNTPELKALIQDWTDADLELLNRGGHDVQKVHAAYASAMGHKGSPTIIIPRTVKGYGLGETAQARNVAHQVKKLEFDALKNLRDLLELPLSDEQVEHLEYYHPGSDSPEVKYTLARREQLGGLIPARQVNFPHLTVPQGSFYEEFAKGSGERQVSTTMAAVGIMSKLLRDKEIGKYIVPIVPDEARTFGMDALVPRIGIYSPRGQTYRPVDFGSLMAYKEAKDGQMLEEGITEAGAMASWIAAGTAYAHHGVPTIPFYVFYSMFGMQRIGDLVWAAADQRARGFLLGATAGRTTLAGEGLQHQDGNSLLQGYVVPTMKTYDPAFAYEVAVIFEEGIRRMYVEDVEEFYYVTVDNENEVQPPMPEHLSHEEIRHGIMKGLYRFQPSTLEGAQHHAQLLASGPAMGAAQEAVKLLEGYGVAADLWSVTSYKELHQEALMVQRHNMLHPTEEPQVSYVAAQLNEENAPGVLISVSDYVKLGADGLNGHLDRKLWTLGTDGFGRSEAREELRDFFEVDTKHVVLATLYALQQRGEVKGEVVAKAIADLGIDPSKPAPVLR, encoded by the coding sequence ATGACCCCACAACCCCCACCGCGCCCCCCGCGCGCCGATCTGCCGGAGCAGCAGCGTGAGCAGCTCAACACGGTCGAAACGCAGGAGTGGCTCGATTCGCTGGCCTACGTGTTTGCGAACGCGGGCAGCAAGCGGGCCGCCGATCTGCTCGAAGACCTCGACCACTACGCCTATTTTCACGGCGCCCCCATCGAGTTTCGGCAGACCACGCCCTACATCAACACCATCGCCGCCGAGGACCAGCCGGAGTACCCCGGCGACCTCGAACTCGAGCGCAAGATTCGCAACATCAACCGCTGGAACTCGGTCGCCATGGTCATCAAGGCCAACAAAAAGAGCGACGGCATCGGGGGCCACCTCTCGACCTACGCCTCCGCCGCCGAGCTGCTCGAAGTGGGCTTCAACCACTTTTTCCGGGGGCACGGCGCCGGGCAAGACCGTGACCTGGTGTTTTACCAGGGCCACGCCGCGCCGGGGATGTACGCCCGCTCCTTCCTCGAAGGCCGCTTCGACGAGGCCCGCCTCAACCGTTTTCGCCGCGAGTTGCAGCCCGACGGCGAGGGCCTGAGCTCTTACCCCCACCCCTGGCTGATGCCCGACTACTGGGAATTTCCCACCGTCAGCATGGGCCTGGGCCCCATTCAGGCCATCTACCAGGCCCGCTTTATCAAGTACCTGGAAAACCGGGGCCTCAAGCCACAGGGCAACGCCAAAGTGTGGGCTTTCCTGGGCGACGGCGAAATGGACGAGCCCGAATCGGTGGGCGCCATCCGCTTTGCCGCGTATGAAAACCTCGACAACCTGATTTTCGTGCTCAACGCCAACCTCCAGCGGCTCGACGGCCCGGTGCGCGCCAACTCCAAGGTGATTCAGGAGTTCGAGGCGCTGTTCAGGGGCGCGAACTGGAACGTCATCAAGGTGATCTGGGACTCCAAGTGGGACGAGCTGCTGCAGCACGACTACAACGGAGTGATCGTCAAGCGGTTCGAGGACCTCGTGGACGGCGAGTCGCAGCGCTACGCGGCGTTCGGCGGCAAGGAGCTGCGCGAGCACTTCTTCAACACGCCCGAACTCAAGGCACTCATCCAGGACTGGACCGACGCCGACCTCGAACTGCTCAACCGCGGCGGGCACGACGTGCAGAAGGTCCACGCGGCCTACGCCTCGGCCATGGGGCACAAGGGCAGCCCGACCATCATCATTCCGCGCACCGTCAAGGGCTACGGCCTCGGCGAAACGGCGCAGGCCCGCAACGTGGCGCACCAGGTCAAAAAGCTCGAGTTCGACGCGCTGAAAAACCTGCGTGACCTGCTCGAACTGCCGCTCAGCGACGAGCAGGTGGAGCACCTCGAGTATTACCACCCCGGCTCCGACTCGCCCGAGGTCAAATACACCCTGGCGCGGCGCGAGCAGCTCGGCGGCCTGATTCCGGCCCGCCAGGTCAACTTTCCGCACCTGACGGTGCCGCAGGGCAGCTTCTACGAGGAGTTCGCCAAGGGCAGCGGCGAGCGACAGGTCAGCACCACCATGGCCGCCGTGGGCATCATGTCCAAGCTGCTGCGCGACAAGGAAATCGGCAAATACATCGTGCCCATCGTGCCCGACGAGGCGCGCACCTTCGGGATGGACGCGCTCGTGCCGCGCATCGGCATCTACTCGCCGCGCGGGCAGACCTACCGCCCGGTCGACTTCGGCTCGCTGATGGCCTACAAGGAAGCCAAGGACGGCCAGATGCTCGAAGAAGGCATCACCGAGGCCGGGGCGATGGCGTCGTGGATTGCGGCGGGCACGGCCTACGCGCACCACGGCGTGCCGACCATTCCTTTCTACGTCTTCTACTCTATGTTCGGCATGCAGCGCATCGGCGACCTCGTGTGGGCCGCCGCCGACCAGCGGGCGCGCGGCTTCCTGCTCGGCGCCACGGCGGGGCGCACCACGCTTGCAGGCGAGGGCCTGCAACATCAGGACGGCAACTCGCTGCTGCAAGGCTACGTGGTTCCCACCATGAAGACCTACGACCCGGCCTTTGCCTACGAAGTCGCCGTGATTTTCGAAGAAGGCATCCGGCGCATGTACGTGGAGGACGTGGAAGAGTTTTACTACGTCACCGTCGACAACGAGAACGAAGTCCAGCCGCCCATGCCCGAGCACCTCAGCCACGAGGAGATTCGCCACGGCATCATGAAGGGCCTCTACCGCTTCCAGCCCAGCACCCTTGAAGGCGCCCAGCACCACGCGCAACTTCTGGCGAGCGGCCCGGCGATGGGCGCGGCGCAGGAAGCCGTGAAACTTCTCGAAGGCTACGGCGTGGCTGCCGACCTCTGGAGCGTGACCAGTTACAAGGAACTGCACCAGGAAGCCCTGATGGTCCAGCGCCACAACATGCTGCACCCCACCGAGGAACCGCAGGTCAGCTACGTCGCCGCGCAGCTCAACGAAGAAAACGCCCCCGGCGTGCTGATTTCGGTGAGCGATTACGTCAAGCTCGGCGCCGACGGGCTCAACGGGCACCTCGACCGCAAGCTGTGGACCCTCGGCACCGACGGTTTCGGGCGCAGTGAAGCCCGCGAAGAACTGCGTGACTTCTTCGAGGTGGACACCAAGCACGTTGTGCTGGCGACCCTCTACGCCTTGCAGCAGCGCGGCGAGGTGAAGGGCGAAGTCGTGGCGAAAGCGATTGCCGACCTCGGCATCGACCCCAGCAAACCCGCGCCCGTCCTGCGCTGA
- a CDS encoding CynX/NimT family MFS transporter yields the protein MNRAPRPLLVLGIVLVALTLRPVIAGFGPLLPRVQAELHASAATMSLLTTIPLVCWGIFALVTPRLTRWRSPEVLIGLCTALIALGTWLRTGAALPPILLGTVLVGVGIAIVNVLLPSLLRRDFPRQLGLMTGLYSLAVVGGAALASALAVPLERTLGGWRGSLGVWAWLSGAALLAWVPAMLGRPARSAGPAVRGPSVWSNPATLPVTLYMGTQSLVFFTWLTWLARLLQDRGLSAEAAGALLSLGNLVQLPFTLSVPVLASRLGNVRPLVFGLVACNAAGLLGLTLWPTASPLPWVLLLGVGAGSAFPLALHLIAVRARDAAEVPRLSATAQGFGYLLAASGPFLFGALHDLSGGWSASLSALLVGTAAMLVTGLWAAQR from the coding sequence GTGAACCGCGCTCCCCGTCCGCTGCTGGTTCTGGGCATAGTGCTGGTGGCACTTACCCTGCGGCCCGTCATTGCGGGCTTCGGGCCGCTGCTGCCGCGGGTGCAGGCCGAACTGCACGCGAGCGCGGCCACCATGAGCCTGCTCACGACCATTCCGCTGGTGTGCTGGGGCATTTTTGCGCTGGTCACGCCCCGGCTGACGCGCTGGCGCAGTCCCGAAGTTTTGATTGGGCTGTGCACCGCCCTGATTGCCCTCGGCACCTGGCTGCGGACCGGCGCCGCGCTGCCGCCGATTCTGCTCGGCACCGTGCTGGTCGGCGTGGGCATCGCCATCGTCAATGTCCTACTGCCAAGTCTGCTGCGGCGCGACTTTCCCCGGCAACTGGGCCTGATGACCGGGCTGTACTCGCTCGCCGTCGTCGGGGGTGCAGCGCTCGCCTCGGCGCTGGCGGTGCCGCTGGAACGCACGCTCGGCGGCTGGCGCGGGTCGCTGGGCGTGTGGGCGTGGCTGAGCGGGGCCGCGCTGCTCGCCTGGGTGCCGGCCATGCTGGGGCGCCCGGCGCGCTCGGCAGGTCCGGCAGTGCGCGGCCCGTCTGTGTGGAGCAACCCGGCCACCTTGCCGGTCACGCTCTATATGGGCACGCAGTCGCTGGTGTTTTTCACCTGGCTGACCTGGCTCGCCAGGCTCTTGCAGGACCGGGGTCTGAGCGCCGAGGCCGCCGGGGCACTGCTCTCGCTCGGCAACCTGGTGCAGTTGCCGTTCACCCTGTCGGTGCCGGTGCTGGCCTCGCGGCTGGGCAACGTGCGCCCACTGGTGTTCGGGCTGGTCGCCTGCAACGCTGCCGGGCTGCTGGGCCTGACGCTGTGGCCCACCGCGTCGCCGCTGCCGTGGGTGCTGCTGCTCGGTGTGGGGGCGGGCAGCGCCTTTCCGCTCGCGCTGCACCTCATCGCCGTGCGCGCCCGCGACGCCGCCGAGGTGCCCCGGCTCTCGGCCACGGCGCAGGGCTTCGGCTACCTGCTGGCGGCGAGCGGCCCCTTTCTCTTTGGGGCGCTGCACGACCTCAGCGGCGGCTGGAGCGCCTCGCTGAGCGCCCTGCTGGTCGGCACGGCGGCGATGCTGGTGACCGGACTGTGGGCGGCGCAGCGCTGA
- the glgX gene encoding glycogen debranching protein GlgX, with translation MPYKSLTLRPGSPFPLGATWDGKGTNFALYSENATGVELCLFDAEGHETRFPLTEQTAFVWHGYLPGIQPGQRYGYRVHGEYAPEKGLRFNPNVVLLDPYAKALDGTEQFDRGVFGYVAGGEDDSQMQEEEQRGAPLGLVVDPMFNWVGDQKPGIPFHQSVIYEAHVKGLTMTHPDVPEELRGTYAGVATPAILDYLRDLGITAIEFLPVHQHVDDPFLLDKGLTNYWGYSTLNFFAPDVRYSAEARKGNPSGAVPEFKNMVRALHDAGIEVILDVVYNHTAEGNHMGPTMSFKGIDNPTYYRLVADDQRFYFDYTGTGNSLNVRHPQTLQLIMDSLRYWVTEMHVDGFRFDLASTLARGLHEVDQLSGFFTIIHQDPIISQVKLIAEPWDVGEGGYQVGNFPVNWAEWNGIYRDDMRSFWKGEGGLASEIGYRITGSSDLYEFNGRKPYASINFVTAHDGFTLRDSVTYEQKHNEANGEGNNDGHNHNITWNCGVEGPTDDPEINRLRGQQMRNFLATLLLGQGTPMILGGDEFGRTQGGNNNAYCQDNDISWYDWEKVDEELLAFTRKLIALRKAHPSLHRRKFFAGRNIRGEDVRDIVWLRFDGAEMSDEDWNNPQTQSLGMFLAGDGLADVDAEGKPLTDDHLLLLLSSSYVDLPFKMPDLGGCGEWDLLLDTSDDGAEEKVAAGGETTLRGRSVKLYRCQVPEKELEKLAEPAEA, from the coding sequence ATGCCCTACAAGTCCCTGACCCTGCGTCCCGGTTCCCCCTTTCCGCTGGGGGCCACCTGGGACGGCAAAGGCACCAACTTCGCCCTGTATTCCGAAAACGCGACCGGCGTGGAGCTGTGTCTCTTCGACGCCGAGGGCCATGAAACCCGGTTTCCGCTGACCGAGCAGACCGCCTTCGTGTGGCACGGCTACCTGCCGGGCATCCAACCGGGCCAGCGCTACGGTTACCGCGTGCACGGCGAATATGCCCCGGAAAAGGGCCTGCGCTTCAACCCGAACGTGGTGTTGCTCGACCCCTACGCCAAGGCGCTCGACGGCACCGAGCAGTTCGACCGGGGCGTGTTCGGCTACGTCGCGGGCGGCGAGGACGACTCGCAGATGCAGGAAGAGGAGCAGCGCGGCGCGCCGTTGGGCCTCGTCGTGGACCCGATGTTCAACTGGGTGGGCGACCAGAAGCCGGGGATTCCCTTTCACCAGTCGGTGATTTACGAGGCGCACGTCAAGGGCCTGACCATGACCCACCCCGACGTGCCCGAGGAGCTGCGCGGCACCTACGCGGGCGTGGCGACCCCGGCGATTCTCGATTACCTGCGCGACCTCGGCATCACCGCCATCGAGTTTCTGCCGGTGCATCAGCATGTGGACGACCCCTTTCTGCTCGACAAGGGCCTGACGAACTACTGGGGCTACTCGACGCTCAACTTTTTCGCCCCCGACGTGCGCTACTCCGCTGAAGCCCGCAAGGGCAACCCGTCGGGCGCGGTCCCCGAGTTCAAGAACATGGTGCGGGCGCTGCACGACGCAGGCATCGAAGTGATTCTGGACGTGGTGTACAACCACACCGCCGAAGGCAACCACATGGGGCCGACCATGAGCTTCAAGGGGATTGATAACCCCACCTACTACCGCCTGGTGGCCGACGACCAGCGCTTTTACTTCGACTACACCGGCACCGGCAACAGCCTCAACGTCCGGCACCCGCAGACGCTGCAACTCATCATGGACTCGCTGCGCTACTGGGTTACCGAGATGCACGTGGACGGCTTCCGCTTCGACCTCGCCAGCACGCTGGCACGCGGTCTGCACGAAGTGGATCAGCTCTCGGGCTTTTTCACCATCATCCACCAGGACCCCATCATTTCCCAGGTCAAGCTGATTGCCGAGCCGTGGGACGTGGGCGAGGGCGGCTATCAGGTGGGCAACTTCCCGGTGAACTGGGCCGAGTGGAACGGCATTTACCGCGACGACATGCGCTCGTTCTGGAAGGGCGAGGGCGGGCTGGCGTCCGAAATCGGCTACCGCATCACCGGCAGCTCCGACCTCTACGAGTTCAACGGGCGCAAGCCGTATGCCTCCATCAACTTCGTGACCGCCCACGACGGCTTTACCCTGCGCGACTCGGTGACTTACGAACAAAAACACAACGAGGCCAACGGCGAAGGCAACAACGACGGCCACAACCACAACATCACCTGGAACTGCGGGGTGGAAGGCCCAACCGACGACCCCGAAATCAACCGGCTGCGCGGCCAGCAGATGCGCAACTTCCTGGCGACGCTGCTGCTCGGGCAGGGCACGCCGATGATTCTGGGCGGCGACGAGTTCGGACGCACCCAGGGCGGCAACAACAACGCCTACTGCCAGGACAACGACATCAGCTGGTACGACTGGGAGAAGGTAGATGAGGAGCTGCTCGCCTTCACCCGGAAACTGATTGCGCTGCGCAAGGCCCACCCCAGCTTGCACCGCCGCAAGTTCTTCGCGGGCCGTAACATTCGCGGCGAGGACGTGCGCGACATCGTGTGGCTGCGCTTCGACGGGGCCGAAATGAGCGACGAGGACTGGAACAACCCCCAAACCCAGTCGCTCGGCATGTTCCTCGCGGGCGACGGCCTGGCCGACGTGGACGCCGAGGGCAAGCCGCTGACCGACGACCACCTGCTGCTGCTGCTGAGCAGCTCGTATGTGGACCTGCCCTTCAAGATGCCCGACCTCGGCGGCTGCGGCGAGTGGGACCTGCTGCTCGACACCAGCGACGACGGGGCCGAGGAAAAAGTCGCGGCGGGCGGCGAAACCACCTTGCGGGGCCGCAGCGTCAAGCTCTACCGCTGCCAGGTGCCCGAAAAGGAACTGGAAAAGCTCGCGGAGCCCGCTGAAGCCTGA
- a CDS encoding thiamine ABC transporter substrate-binding protein gives MRKLIVAALLLGAAQAQAQTTLTVITHDSFDVDKKLVAQFEAQNKAKVRFVKGGDAGELLNRLILTRRAPIADVVYGLDNSLLARAQQMNLLQPYRSPALGKVPAGYRLDDAGLLNTVDYGYVALNYDRAYFQKAGLALPKSLDDLKKPEYARLTVVSSPATSSPGLAFLLATVNHYGEAGAWQWWKTARAGGLKVVRGWSDAYYKDFTRAGGKYPIVLSYASSPAAEVFYADNYDPAKLPAQAPTANLLLPGSTWLQLEGVGVLKGAKQPALARKFVDFMLSPAVQADIPTRMWIYPAVSGTKLDPVFKFTQQPDPAPVKASVTANPQRLVDAWVQNVLRSR, from the coding sequence ATGCGGAAACTGATTGTTGCGGCGCTGCTGCTCGGCGCGGCCCAGGCCCAAGCCCAAACGACGCTCACGGTCATCACCCACGATTCTTTCGACGTGGACAAGAAACTCGTCGCGCAGTTCGAGGCGCAGAACAAGGCCAAGGTCCGCTTCGTGAAGGGCGGCGACGCGGGCGAACTGCTCAACCGCCTGATTCTGACCCGCCGCGCCCCGATTGCCGACGTGGTGTACGGCCTCGACAATTCGCTGCTCGCCCGCGCCCAGCAGATGAACCTGCTTCAGCCCTACCGCTCGCCCGCGCTCGGCAAGGTGCCTGCGGGGTACCGCCTCGACGACGCCGGGCTGCTGAACACCGTGGATTACGGCTACGTCGCGCTGAACTACGACCGCGCCTACTTCCAGAAAGCGGGCCTCGCGCTGCCCAAATCGCTTGACGACCTGAAAAAGCCCGAATACGCCCGGCTGACGGTGGTGTCCAGCCCCGCCACCTCCTCGCCGGGGCTGGCCTTCCTGCTCGCCACCGTGAATCATTACGGCGAAGCGGGCGCGTGGCAGTGGTGGAAAACGGCCCGTGCGGGCGGCCTCAAGGTCGTGCGCGGCTGGTCGGACGCCTACTACAAGGACTTCACGCGGGCGGGCGGCAAGTACCCCATCGTGCTGAGCTACGCGAGCAGCCCCGCCGCCGAGGTCTTCTACGCCGACAACTACGACCCGGCCAAGCTGCCCGCGCAGGCGCCGACCGCCAATCTGCTGCTCCCCGGCTCGACCTGGCTGCAACTCGAAGGCGTGGGCGTGCTCAAGGGCGCCAAACAGCCCGCGCTCGCCCGCAAGTTCGTGGACTTCATGCTCAGCCCAGCGGTGCAGGCCGACATCCCCACCCGGATGTGGATTTACCCCGCCGTGAGCGGCACCAAGCTCGACCCGGTGTTCAAGTTCACCCAGCAGCCTGACCCCGCCCCGGTCAAGGCCAGCGTCACCGCCAACCCGCAGCGGCTGGTGGACGCCTGGGTGCAGAACGTCCTGCGCTCGCGCTGA
- a CDS encoding MarR family winged helix-turn-helix transcriptional regulator gives MNVPPPSPESDELYALVRTVLRLSRRLRQTLDDPLERALGLNTRELLVLSAIMDGYDTPGAVAERHNLPAPTVTRVVTKLVEGGLLSRENDPSDLRRQRLVLTPQGERTRSETRRRASATVQEHFGHLDPALVQATLSNLRALEGTLPVPTEKIPTEKNTPREVTA, from the coding sequence ATGAATGTTCCTCCCCCCTCCCCCGAATCCGACGAGCTGTACGCGCTCGTCCGCACGGTGCTGCGGCTTTCCCGGCGGCTGCGGCAAACGCTGGACGACCCGCTGGAGCGCGCCCTGGGCCTGAACACCCGCGAACTGCTGGTGCTTTCGGCCATCATGGACGGCTACGACACGCCGGGCGCCGTGGCCGAGCGTCACAACCTGCCCGCCCCCACCGTGACCCGCGTGGTGACCAAACTGGTGGAAGGCGGCCTGCTCAGCCGTGAAAACGACCCGAGCGACCTGCGCCGGCAGCGACTGGTGCTCACGCCACAGGGCGAGCGCACCCGCAGCGAGACGCGCCGCCGGGCGAGCGCCACCGTGCAGGAGCACTTCGGCCACCTCGACCCCGCGCTGGTGCAGGCCACGCTGAGCAACCTGCGGGCGCTCGAAGGCACGCTGCCTGTTCCCACCGAAAAAATTCCCACTGAAAAAAACACTCCGCGTGAGGTGACCGCATGA
- a CDS encoding MDR family MFS transporter yields MTAAAPIPAAPHNTLSEREKLLAFAGILTVLFLSSLNMTVVGSAMPRVISDLGGFHLYAWAFTAYSLTTTVTIPIVGTLSDRYGRRPLILLGIVVFALGSMGLGFVQSMEQLIALRAIQGIGGGTLMAMSFTAIADLFTPIERGRYQGYTGAVWGISSVVGPLVGGFLTDHFGWRSVFFLNLPFALLALFFIWRFFRLPAPTPGSVKGGFDALGATLLAGAVTTLTLAVSWGGGTYAWDSPRILGLLGATLALGAWYAAHSARQERAILDLGLLRDRGILLASLAGFLVSAGMYAAILYLPLYMQGVRGSSASGSGLALAPLMGGMILTSTLSGQLVSRTGRYKRLIVGGALVASLALVLSSTLSLSTPLWLAVTMMILLGLGLGPVNSQLTLAVQNAAPRQKLGSATGGNQFFRQIGGTLAVSLFGALVNAHLSHDLSAKLPAAVRRLPAPMQDAIANPNLLTSERATHLLGWALKKMGHHEMLAPIMQALRGVMVGAIDQVFLVSAGLVGLAFVLTLALPERPLQGRAQSRPQVAEEAVATD; encoded by the coding sequence ATGACCGCCGCTGCCCCCATTCCCGCCGCGCCGCACAACACGCTTTCCGAGCGCGAGAAACTGCTCGCCTTCGCGGGCATCCTGACGGTGCTGTTTCTCTCCAGCCTCAACATGACGGTCGTCGGCAGCGCCATGCCGCGCGTGATTTCCGACCTCGGCGGCTTTCACCTCTATGCCTGGGCCTTTACCGCCTACTCGCTGACCACCACCGTTACCATTCCTATCGTGGGCACACTCAGCGACCGCTATGGCCGCCGCCCGCTGATTCTGCTCGGTATCGTGGTGTTCGCGCTGGGCAGCATGGGCCTGGGCTTCGTGCAGAGCATGGAGCAGCTCATCGCCCTGCGCGCCATTCAGGGCATCGGCGGCGGCACCCTGATGGCGATGAGTTTTACCGCCATCGCCGACCTTTTTACCCCCATCGAACGCGGGCGCTACCAGGGCTACACCGGCGCGGTGTGGGGCATCAGCAGCGTGGTGGGGCCGCTGGTCGGGGGCTTCCTGACCGACCACTTCGGCTGGCGCAGCGTCTTTTTCCTCAACCTACCCTTCGCGCTGCTCGCGCTGTTTTTCATCTGGCGCTTTTTCCGCCTGCCCGCGCCCACGCCCGGTTCGGTCAAGGGCGGCTTCGACGCGCTGGGGGCCACGCTCCTCGCCGGGGCCGTGACCACCCTGACGCTCGCCGTGTCGTGGGGCGGGGGCACCTACGCCTGGGACAGCCCGCGCATTCTCGGCCTGCTGGGAGCGACGCTGGCGCTCGGCGCGTGGTACGCCGCGCACAGCGCCCGGCAGGAGCGGGCCATTCTCGACCTGGGGCTGCTGCGTGACCGGGGGATTTTGCTCGCCAGCCTCGCCGGGTTTCTGGTGAGCGCCGGGATGTACGCCGCCATTCTGTATCTGCCGCTGTACATGCAGGGCGTGCGTGGGTCGAGCGCGTCGGGCAGCGGGCTGGCGCTGGCGCCCCTGATGGGCGGCATGATTCTGACGAGTACCCTCAGCGGGCAGCTCGTCAGCCGCACCGGGCGGTACAAGCGCCTGATTGTCGGCGGCGCCCTCGTCGCCTCGCTCGCGCTGGTGCTGAGCAGCACCCTCAGCCTCAGCACCCCGCTGTGGCTCGCCGTCACCATGATGATTCTTCTCGGCCTCGGCCTGGGGCCGGTCAACAGCCAGCTCACCCTGGCAGTGCAAAACGCCGCGCCGCGCCAGAAGCTCGGCAGTGCGACCGGCGGCAACCAGTTTTTCCGCCAGATCGGCGGCACGCTGGCGGTCAGCCTCTTCGGGGCGCTCGTCAACGCTCACCTGTCGCATGACCTGAGCGCCAAGTTGCCCGCCGCCGTGCGGCGCCTGCCCGCCCCCATGCAAGACGCCATCGCCAACCCCAACCTGCTGACGAGTGAGCGGGCCACGCACCTGCTCGGCTGGGCGCTGAAGAAGATGGGCCACCACGAGATGCTCGCCCCCATCATGCAGGCGCTGCGGGGCGTGATGGTCGGCGCCATCGACCAGGTGTTCCTCGTTTCGGCGGGCCTCGTCGGTCTGGCCTTCGTGCTGACGCTCGCGCTGCCCGAGCGCCCGCTTCAGGGCCGCGCTCAGTCGCGCCCGCAGGTGGCGGAAGAAGCGGTCGCCACCGATTGA
- a CDS encoding NUDIX hydrolase, with protein MTLLVWVVLRGASGRVLLARRQGTAYANGLWGLPGGRVESGETLQDAARREVREEIGVEVTGLGVFGVSRFEAQGQPGVAFLFLAEQWQGEPTPLDLTSEVGWFTLDSLPPDALPWLAPVLDLHLRRGVRVSEQHTGTVTALPDAPLRQP; from the coding sequence ATGACGCTGCTGGTGTGGGTGGTGCTGCGAGGCGCATCGGGGCGGGTGCTGTTGGCCCGCCGACAGGGAACGGCTTATGCCAACGGCCTGTGGGGGCTGCCGGGAGGCCGGGTGGAAAGTGGGGAAACTCTGCAAGACGCCGCCCGGCGCGAGGTCCGCGAGGAAATCGGGGTGGAGGTGACGGGGCTGGGCGTCTTCGGCGTCTCGCGCTTCGAGGCGCAGGGACAGCCCGGCGTCGCCTTCCTGTTTCTGGCCGAGCAGTGGCAGGGCGAACCGACGCCGCTCGACCTCACCTCGGAGGTGGGCTGGTTTACGCTGGACTCACTGCCGCCTGATGCCCTGCCGTGGCTGGCGCCCGTGCTCGACCTGCACCTGCGCCGGGGCGTGCGAGTAAGTGAGCAACACACGGGCACCGTCACCGCGCTGCCGGACGCGCCGCTGAGGCAGCCGTGA